A genomic segment from Colletotrichum higginsianum IMI 349063 chromosome 5, whole genome shotgun sequence encodes:
- a CDS encoding Secreted protein → MSRIIVGLVALSGLLGSGSAQRSDNGTGSGPDSATVKWLGRTPSYSAGTTFGLPWSRGKHFSNSTEFTVSGGGALQTWVTAYWSDGSIKWTGHAIPESESILDEYTVSASSSSNSTTRFSRARRQQQSGSGSGITVSDSADAVSVDTGKLAVTFPKSGSAVVGEIKTASGKTIGQNGRLVLHSQSGVEDQAELRGQQADIKHFNFESNVEEVTVSKDNVARALVTVRGKHAVQDGSSSSGSHADWLPFVLRFYLYHNSEAIRIVHTVIYDGNAEEDFISGLGIRFEVPLEGEEQYNRHVRISGIDGGLLSEAVQGITGLRRDPGASVRNAQFEGAELADPATWDQRVTTRLHWIPTWSDFSLTQLSPDGFTLKKRTKAGQSWVNIPGGTRAGGLAYLGGATKGGLAVGLRNFWKRYPTGIDITNAAAEDKGEITIWIYSPAAPALDIRPYHDGLGQDTYAEQLDALEITYEDYEPGFNTPYGVARTNEIFVYGFESTPNRTLLSDLTEHTNNPPVLYGEPEYLAGTKALGNYWSPPAPSPRSGVEADIEKHLDFLFRFYEEQVEQRKWYGFWDHGDFIHAYDPDRHQWRYDVGGYAWDNSELSPDLFFWNYFLRTGREDVYRFAEALVRHTGEVDVYHLGDLKGLGTRHGVQHWGDSAKQARISTPQYRKVFYFLTGGDERTGEIVQEILDADKTYGILDPNRKVRTDGWVPTPNSSVAVGLGTDWSSLAASWLLEWERRGPRWEEARTKLTNTAASIARLKNGFVTGSGLYNLADGTLGPPPSDPDNNGLVAVSHLSAVFGLLEVVAEFIEHAGADVPEGFEQAWYDYSYYYGAGTAEQTARYGKGFGNLNLKQGHSRLTAYAAHRNGNATLAARAWNEFFNTDGLKQTSPWSTVRFNGSEVLAPIDEAAWISTNDAALYGLAAIINLALVGDSLA, encoded by the coding sequence ATGTCTCGAATCATCGTcggtctcgtcgccctcTCGGGCCTCTTGGGGTCCGGGAGCGCGCAACGCTCCGACAACGGCACCGGGTCCGGCCCCGACAGCGCCACCGTCAAGTGGCTCGGCCGCACGCCGTCCTACAGCGCCGGCACGACCTTTGGCCTCCCGTGGTCCCGCGGCAAGCACTTTAGCAACTCGACCGAGTTCaccgtctcgggcggcggcgcgctgcAGACGTGGGTGACGGCGTACTGGTCCGACGGCTCCATCAAGTGGACGGGCCACGCGATCCCGGAATCCGAATCCATCCTCGACGAGTACACGGTgagcgcctcgtcgtcgtccaactcgacgacgcgctTCTCCCGCGCcagacggcagcagcagtccgGCTCCGGGTCCGGCATCACCGTGTCCGActcggccgacgccgtcagcGTCGACACGGGCAAGCTCGCCGTGACGTTCCCCAAGTccggcagcgccgtcgtcggcgagatcAAGACGGCCTCGGGCAAGACCATCGGCCAGAACGGCCGGCTCGTGCTCCACTCGCAGtccggcgtcgaggaccaGGCCGAGCTCCGGGGCCAGCAGGCCGACATCAAGCACTTCAACTTTGAGAGcaacgtcgaggaggtgACGGTCAGCAAGGACAACGTCGCCCGCGCGCTCGTGACGGTGCGCGGGAAGCACGCCGTGCaggacggcagcagcagcagcggtaGCCACGCCGACTGGCTGCCGTTCGTCCTGCGCTTCTACCTGTACCACAACTCGGAGGCGATCCGCATCGTGCACACCGTCATCTACGACGgcaacgccgaggaggacttCATCTCGGGCCTCGGCATCCGCTTCGAGGTGccgctcgagggcgaggagcagTACAACCGCCACGTGCGCATCTCgggcatcgacggcggcctcctgAGCGAGGCCGTCCAGGGCATCACGGGACTCCGCCGGGACCCGGGCGCCTCGGTCCGCAACGCCCAgttcgagggcgccgagctcgccgacccGGCCACGTGGGACCAGAGGGTCACGACGCGCCTGCACTGGATCCCGACCTGGAGCGACTTCAGCCTCACCCAGCTGTCCCCCGACGGCTTCACCCTCAAGAAGCGCACCAAGGCCGGCCAGAGCTGGGTCAACATCCCGGGCGGCacccgcgccggcgggctcgcgtacctcggcggcgccaccaAGGgaggcctcgccgtcggcctgcgCAACTTCTGGAAGCGCTACCCGACGGGCATCGACAtcaccaacgccgccgccgaggacaagGGCGAGATCACCATCTGGATCTACAGCCCGGCCGCGCCCGCGCTCGACATCCGGCCCTaccacgacggcctcggccaggacACGTacgccgagcagctcgacgcGCTCGAGATCACGTACGAGGACTACGAGCCCGGCTTCAACACGCCCTACGGCGTCGCCCGCACCAACGAGATCTTCGTCTACGGCTTCGAGTCGACGCCGAACCGCACGCTGCTCTCGGACCTGACGGAGCACACCAACAACCCGCCGGTGCTCTACGGCGAGCCCGAGTacctcgccggcaccaagGCGCTCGGCAACTactggtcgccgccggcgccgtcgccgcggtccggggtcgaggccgacatcgagAAGCACCTCGACTTCCTCTTCCGCTTCTAcgaggagcaggtcgagcagCGCAAGTGGTACGGCTTCTGGGACCACGGCGACTTCATCCACGCCTACGACCCGGACCGCCACCAGTGGCGCTACGACGTCGGCGGCTACGCCTGGGACAACTCGGAGCTCTCGCCGGACCTGTTCTTCTGGAACTACTTCCTCCGCACCGGCCGCGAGGACGTCTACCgcttcgccgaggccctcgtccgccacacgggcgaggtcgacgtctaccacctcggcgacctcAAGGGCCTCGGCACGCGCCACGGCGTCCAGCACTGGGGCGACAGCGCCAAGCAGGCCCGCATCTCGACGCCGCAGTACCGCAAGGTCTTTTACTTCCTgaccggcggcgacgagcgcaCCGGCGAGATCGTCCAGGAgatcctcgacgccgacaagaCGTACGGCATCCTCGACCCGAACCGCAAGGTCCGCACCGACGGCTGGGTCCCGACCCCGAACTcgtccgtcgccgtcggcctcggcaccgACTGGTCCTCGCTCGCCGCCTCCTGGCTGCTCGAGTGGGAGCGCCGCGGTCCCCGCTGGGAGGAGGCCCGCACCAAGCTGACCAACACGGCCGCCAGCATCGCCCGCCTCAAGAACGGCTTCGTCACGGGCTCCGGCCTCTacaacctcgccgacggcaccctcGGACCCCCTCCCTCGGACCCGGACAAcaacggcctcgtcgccgtgtCGCAcctctcggccgtcttcggcctcctcgaggtcgtcgccgagTTCATCGagcacgccggcgccgacgtgcccGAGGGCTTCGAGCAGGCCTGGTACGACTACAGCTACTActacggcgccggcaccgccgagCAGACGGCCCGGTACGGCAAGGGGTTCGGCAACCTGAACCTCAAGCAGGGCCACTCCCGTCTCACGGCGTACGCGGCGCACCGCAACGGCAACGCCAcgctcgccgcccgcgcctGGAACGAGTTCTTCAACACGGACGGCCTCAAGCAGACGTCGCCCTGGTCCACCGTCCGCTTCAACGGCAGCGAGGTGCTGGCGCccatcgacgaggcggccTGGATCTCGAccaacgacgccgccctgtacggcctggccgccatcatcaacctgGCCCTGGTGGGGGATTCTCTTGCGTAA
- a CDS encoding Integral membrane protein, whose product MPQSEPKQSPDLSIRLLSLQTPLVGGSLIHGHVVRDSHIVAASATVRVRLLGRAKAKLVVDRGNNSKSYYRSRFAFWPESAVAAVVHRGPVHVEPGGRAAWSFALPLPIHTDAASVNACGGSSAKEACFLRPGGIRPGPGAGAGASGTEGLGIPEQPLPGSMYLDGRGFSKKWHGFVEYWIEAELVVDGKSSVVKAALPVQVLSPPTPGPPVRDFGLNARDLTGCVSSQRLLPGMEQAELSFKQKTQKFFNSSKVPTFHFAVNVRYPTVIQMGNEANVPFLLHLTPNRNGTAEVIQDTPQTVTVKSLELELRSTSAVICPGTFDPHEASKTRKMSIARVDGQYPAAGGAIVLPSGPKEEPLDLGAVLGLRVDALGRVLHGASLWRPSLGLTVLPTFVTYCVKMEHILHWEVRLSVAGETWACEGSQKVLILAPGEGMGGGVAEAAAVASSSSAVEEVPAYDGPGEMAPAYEKVTGGKEDGPSAGEKS is encoded by the coding sequence ATGCCCCAAAGCGAGCCGAAGCAGAGCCCCGACCTCTCGATCCGCCTCCTCAGCCTGCAGACgcccctcgtcggcggcagcctcaTCCACGGCCACGTCGTCCGCGACTCGcacatcgtcgccgcctccgccaccgtCCGCGTCCGCCTGCTCGGCCGAGCCAAGGcgaagctcgtcgtcgaccgcgGCAACAACTCCAAGAGCTACTACCGCAGCCGCTTCGCCTTCTGGCCCGAGTCCgcagtcgccgccgtcgtccaccGTGGCCCCGTCCacgtcgagcccggcggccgcgcgGCCTGGTCGTTCGCTCTGCCGCTGCCCATCCACACCGACGCCGCGTCCGTGAACGcctgcggcggcagcagcgcaaAGGAGGCTTGTTTCCTTCGTCCCGGCGGCATCCGGCCCGGGccgggggccggggccggggcgtCGGGGACCGAAGGACTCGGGATCCCCGAGCAGCCGCTGCCCGGGAGCATGtacctcgacggccgcggcTTCAGCAAGAAGTGGcacggcttcgtcgagtACTggatcgaggccgagctggtCGTGGACGGCAAGAGCtccgtcgtcaaggccgcgCTGCCCGTCCAAGTCCtttcgccgccgacgccgggccCGCCGGTCCGCGACTTCGGGCTCAACGCGCGGGACCTGACGGGCTGCGTGAGCAGCCAGCGGCTGCTGCCGGGGAtggagcaggccgagctgTCGTTCAAGCAAAAGACGCAAAAGTTCTTCAACTCGTCCAAGGTGCCGACATTCCACTTCGCCGTCAACGTCCGATACCCTACCGTCATCCAGATGGGTAACGAGGCCAACGTGCCATTTCTGCTGCACCTGACGCCGAACAGGAACGGGACCGCCGAGGTTATCCAGGACACGCCGCAGACCGTCACGGTCAAGAgtctcgagctcgagctgcgGTCGACGAGTGCCGTCATCTGCCCGGGCACGTTTGACCCGCACGAGGCGAGCAAGACGCGCAAGATGAGCATTGCGAGGGTGGACGGGCAGTATCCGGCCGCCGGAGGGGCTATCGTACTACCGTCCGGGCCGAAGGAAGAACCGctggacctcggcgccgtgctggGTCTGCGGGtggacgccctcggccgcgtcctCCACGGGGCGAGCCTGTGGCGGCCGAGCCTCGGGCTGACGGTGCTTCCGACGTTCGTGACGTACTGCGTCAAAATGGAGCACATTCTGCACTGGGAGGTGCGACTCTCGGTGGCCGGGGAGACGTGGGCTTGCGAGGGCAGCCAGAAGGTTCTCATACTGGCGCCGGGCGAGGGGATGGGCGGCGGAGTGGCAGAGgccgcggcggtggcgtcatcgtcgtctgcTGTTGAGGAGGTCCCGGCATATGATGGGCCCGGCgagatggcgccggcgtACGAAAAGGTGACCGGGGGCAAGGAGGATGGGCCGTCGGCTGGGGAGAAGTCATGA